The Lactobacillus sp. CBA3605 genome contains a region encoding:
- a CDS encoding NADPH-dependent FMN reductase yields MKIVALVGSVRQASYNQKLAEYVQKRYANQLTVTIPALKTLPFYDQDIELTAPASVQALKKSVLAADGVIFVTPEYNHSISGVLENAIDWLSRVEHPLKNKPVMILGATMGPLGTVRAQGHLRQILDSPGVAARVLPGDEFLLGLVQTKFDAAGQLTDQPTIDWLDHCVQDYLDFVQQSRPITAQ; encoded by the coding sequence ATGAAAATTGTTGCCCTGGTGGGGAGTGTTCGGCAGGCCTCATATAATCAAAAACTAGCTGAATACGTGCAAAAGCGTTATGCGAATCAACTAACTGTGACGATTCCAGCCCTCAAAACCTTACCGTTTTATGATCAAGATATTGAGCTAACGGCACCAGCAAGCGTGCAAGCTTTAAAAAAATCGGTATTAGCGGCAGATGGGGTTATTTTTGTCACCCCGGAATATAATCATAGTATTTCTGGTGTTCTAGAAAATGCCATTGATTGGTTGTCGCGAGTCGAGCATCCTTTGAAGAATAAGCCGGTGATGATTCTTGGTGCGACAATGGGTCCATTGGGAACCGTGCGAGCTCAAGGGCATCTGCGGCAAATTCTGGATTCACCAGGCGTGGCAGCGCGAGTTTTACCAGGCGACGAATTTTTATTAGGACTTGTCCAAACTAAATTCGATGCTGCCGGTCAGCTGACTGATCAACCGACCATTGATTGGCTGGATCATTGTGTGCAGGACTATCTTGATTTTGTGCAACAGTCACGGCCAATCACTGCGCAATAG
- a CDS encoding MerR family transcriptional regulator, translated as MSDGMPDFRTMFRRGQLTIGISELSKMTGVSPRQLRYWQKKGYIIPKNQDEPGRARIYTMKMVIKAAAMSNLLAAGYTLKAAATQVDERMRPAQTMYHMMFDRYQGFEVGDDGQLMVDLGPFDPNPSQELFVTLVDDQAKFILKAKK; from the coding sequence ATGAGTGATGGTATGCCAGATTTTCGTACGATGTTTCGACGTGGTCAATTGACGATTGGCATTAGTGAACTGAGTAAGATGACTGGTGTCTCACCACGCCAGCTACGGTATTGGCAAAAAAAGGGTTATATTATCCCTAAAAACCAAGATGAACCGGGACGGGCGCGAATCTATACGATGAAGATGGTGATTAAAGCAGCCGCAATGAGTAACTTGCTTGCAGCGGGTTATACGTTGAAAGCGGCTGCTACCCAAGTTGATGAGCGAATGCGGCCTGCGCAGACGATGTATCACATGATGTTTGATCGGTATCAAGGATTTGAAGTCGGTGATGATGGTCAGCTTATGGTTGATTTGGGTCCATTTGATCCTAATCCGAGTCAAGAGCTGTTTGTGACATTGGTTGATGATCAAGCTAAGTTTATTTTAAAAGCTAAAAAATAA
- a CDS encoding endonuclease III domain-containing protein, protein MQVVDLYQILTTNLGPRHWLEPGVPPAETPWEILWGGVLVQNTNWRNVDYALANLKQATQFRPQAILALSAPELTTLVKPAGFYTRKVPTLQALATWSSQYSFDLAAMRALPAARLRSELLALKGIGNETADYFSMYVFDQPTIIVDTYLRRLFTWLGQPLPAQYGRAQALIEANWTYDFAQAREWHAQIVDFGKQVKTPADFQQSFLGGQHLRLN, encoded by the coding sequence ATGCAAGTTGTTGATTTATATCAAATTTTGACCACTAATTTAGGCCCTCGTCATTGGTTGGAACCCGGGGTGCCACCGGCTGAAACGCCTTGGGAGATTTTGTGGGGTGGCGTCCTGGTCCAAAATACGAATTGGCGTAACGTCGACTATGCCTTAGCTAATCTAAAGCAGGCTACCCAATTTCGACCACAAGCTATTTTAGCGTTGTCGGCCCCTGAATTAACAACGTTGGTTAAACCCGCTGGCTTCTATACCCGAAAAGTACCGACCTTACAAGCTTTAGCCACCTGGAGTAGTCAATATTCGTTTGATTTAGCGGCCATGCGTGCGTTACCGGCGGCCCGATTACGTTCGGAATTGTTAGCGTTAAAAGGGATTGGAAATGAGACAGCTGACTATTTTTCAATGTATGTTTTTGACCAACCAACGATTATTGTTGATACATATTTACGGCGATTATTCACGTGGCTAGGTCAGCCCTTACCGGCGCAATATGGCCGTGCCCAAGCCCTGATTGAAGCTAACTGGACTTATGATTTTGCTCAGGCTCGCGAATGGCACGCTCAGATTGTTGATTTTGGCAAACAAGTTAAAACGCCGGCGGATTTTCAGCAGTCCTTTTTGGGCGGGCAACACTTGCGTTTAAATTGA
- the rlmD gene encoding 23S rRNA (uracil(1939)-C(5))-methyltransferase RlmD encodes MTQFNQHHSQPRTRPAEKVQAEVQLGQRFPLTIHRLGINGEGIGYYKHVITFVKGALPDEVVVAEVTAVHPRYLEAKIHKLRQASPDRVEPRDAYAGHVGGFELEHLAYPAQLSFKQDLIRQALEKYRPAGYQHYEVRPTIGMENPYEYRNKAQFQVRVIDGHVAAGLYQENSHDLVDLPTCSVQMPVTMIVMRKIVQWLEELAVPIYDEASNSGIVKTIVVRAAAATDDVQLVLITNTPKLPKKHQLLMKIAAELPMVVSVMQNVNVGKTSLIWGDQTTLLAGKTTITEELDGLTFELSARAFFQLNPEQTQKLYSLTRTALDLAPHETLVDAYSGVGTIGLSLADVAYEVRGMDTIPAAVTDANENAKRNHITNAQYTVGAAETLLPQWLASGFEPDAMVVDPPRTGLDDVLIDTILQSAPEKLVYISCNPSTLAQDLRQLTRGYQVDYIQSIDMFPQTARCEAVVRFTKRH; translated from the coding sequence ATGACACAATTTAATCAACATCATTCTCAGCCCCGAACCCGGCCAGCTGAAAAAGTTCAAGCTGAGGTTCAACTTGGGCAACGGTTTCCGTTAACCATTCACCGGTTAGGTATTAACGGTGAAGGAATCGGTTATTACAAACACGTCATCACTTTTGTAAAAGGCGCTTTACCAGATGAAGTCGTCGTTGCCGAAGTCACTGCCGTTCATCCGCGTTACTTAGAAGCTAAAATACACAAATTACGTCAGGCTAGCCCGGATCGCGTTGAACCCCGCGACGCCTATGCAGGTCACGTTGGGGGTTTTGAATTAGAACATCTCGCCTATCCGGCCCAATTAAGCTTTAAACAAGACTTAATTCGGCAGGCTTTAGAAAAATATCGGCCTGCCGGTTACCAACATTACGAGGTTCGTCCCACAATCGGCATGGAAAATCCTTATGAATACCGTAATAAGGCGCAATTCCAAGTGCGTGTCATTGACGGCCACGTTGCTGCAGGCCTTTACCAAGAAAATAGTCATGACTTAGTCGATTTGCCCACTTGTTCCGTCCAAATGCCCGTGACCATGATCGTGATGCGTAAAATCGTTCAATGGCTTGAAGAACTGGCCGTACCAATTTATGACGAAGCTAGTAATTCCGGTATCGTTAAGACGATCGTCGTCCGCGCTGCCGCCGCCACGGATGACGTTCAATTGGTCCTGATTACGAATACACCAAAATTGCCGAAAAAGCATCAATTACTCATGAAAATCGCCGCTGAATTACCGATGGTCGTTTCCGTGATGCAAAATGTTAATGTTGGTAAAACTTCCCTAATTTGGGGTGATCAAACCACATTGTTAGCCGGTAAGACCACCATTACTGAAGAACTCGATGGCCTAACGTTTGAGTTATCCGCCCGCGCCTTCTTCCAATTGAATCCGGAACAAACGCAGAAGCTGTACAGCTTAACCCGTACGGCACTTGATTTAGCGCCCCACGAAACGTTAGTTGATGCCTATTCCGGTGTCGGAACGATTGGCCTATCCTTAGCTGACGTTGCCTACGAAGTCCGTGGAATGGACACGATTCCAGCTGCGGTAACCGATGCCAACGAAAATGCCAAACGCAATCACATCACCAACGCACAATACACCGTTGGGGCTGCTGAAACCTTACTACCACAATGGTTAGCTAGTGGTTTTGAACCAGATGCGATGGTCGTTGATCCACCACGGACTGGTTTAGATGATGTCTTAATTGATACAATTTTACAAAGTGCCCCTGAAAAGTTGGTTTACATTTCATGTAACCCATCTACTTTGGCACAAGATTTACGTCAATTGACCCGCGGTTACCAAGTTGATTACATCCAATCAATTGATATGTTTCCACAAACGGCGCGGTGTGAAGCGGTCGTCCGGTTCACCAAGCGTCACTAA
- a CDS encoding NAD(P)H-binding protein, with product MKYTITGATGKLGTQIVQALIKLVPVEQLNLGVHTLSKARSFQQQGLTVTAIDYQKPASLAAVLTASDVFIYVPSKSHDAYSRVSEFENVVHAAEVSGVKHLLVMGFIADQVNNPFDLSAFYGYVPRRLAASQLDYTIIRNALYADPLVPYLPELIARKNVIYPMGDQALSFISQADSAAAFAKVATTPQLLQTGRIYTLTQAQAYTMPALATVLSAVSGHKIGYQPLQLAEFAALYNQNNEGSMLASMYAGGAQGLLNEVSADYELIMGQPAQSLPAFLQANLT from the coding sequence ATGAAATATACGATTACGGGTGCTACTGGAAAATTAGGTACGCAAATTGTGCAGGCTTTAATCAAGTTGGTTCCGGTGGAACAATTAAACTTAGGCGTACACACGTTAAGTAAAGCCAGGTCTTTTCAACAACAAGGCCTTACGGTGACGGCCATTGATTATCAAAAGCCTGCCAGTTTGGCAGCGGTTTTGACTGCGAGTGACGTTTTTATTTACGTCCCTAGTAAAAGCCATGATGCTTATAGTCGGGTTAGTGAATTTGAAAATGTCGTGCACGCCGCTGAAGTTAGTGGCGTTAAGCACCTCTTGGTGATGGGGTTTATTGCCGATCAAGTGAACAATCCGTTTGATTTATCCGCTTTTTATGGTTATGTTCCGCGCCGATTAGCGGCGTCACAGTTAGACTATACGATTATTCGTAATGCGTTGTACGCCGATCCATTGGTGCCGTATCTGCCTGAATTAATTGCTCGCAAAAATGTCATCTATCCGATGGGAGATCAGGCTCTGAGTTTTATTAGCCAAGCGGATAGTGCGGCAGCCTTTGCTAAAGTTGCGACGACGCCGCAACTCCTACAAACGGGTCGTATTTATACCTTAACGCAGGCACAAGCGTATACGATGCCGGCTTTAGCGACTGTCTTATCGGCAGTGAGTGGGCATAAAATTGGGTACCAGCCACTGCAATTAGCGGAATTTGCAGCGCTTTATAATCAAAATAACGAGGGGTCAATGTTAGCCTCCATGTATGCTGGTGGCGCGCAAGGTTTATTAAATGAGGTTAGTGCGGACTATGAGCTGATTATGGGGCAACCGGCGCAATCTTTGCCGGCTTTTTTACAAGCTAACTTGACTTAA